TCTTTTTGTTTCTCCAATAACTTCCTTTTTCGGGAAATATCTCCGCCGTAACATTTAGCTAAGACATTTTTTCTTATAGCCTTGACAGTTTCTCGAGCAATAATCTTATTTCCGACTGCAGCTTGGATAGGAATCTCGAACATCTGCCGCGGAATAATCTCTTTTAATTTTTTGGTAAGCTCCCTACCCTTATAATATGCGCTACTTTCATGGATAATGGTAGAAAGAGCATCAACAACCTCATTATTGAGCATCACATCCAATTTAACGAGATCAGCTTCTTTGTAATCACCGACTTCGTAATCAAAGGAAGCATACCCACGAGAAATTGATTTGAGCCGATCATAAAAATCGGTTATTATTTCATTAAGAGGCAAATCATAATGAAGGACCACTCTTGTCGCGGTTAAATATTCCATATTAGTCAAGTGCCCTCTGCGTTGCTGAGCTAATTCCATAACCGATCCGACATAATCATTCGGCAAAATTATAGTTGATTTAACATAGGGTTCTTCAATATGCTCAATTTCAGTTGGCTCCGGCAGATTGATCGGATTATCGACTAAAACAATATCCCCGTTAGTTTTAATAACTTTGTAGACAACACTTGGCGCTGTTGCGATAATAGTTAAGTTGAATTCACGTTCTAAGCGCTCTTGCACAATTTCCAGATGGAGTAATCCAAGAAATCCGCAACGAAACCCAAACCCGAGCGCTTTTGAGGTCTCTGGTTCAAAGTGAAGGGCCGCATCATTCAGTTGGAGTTTTTCGATTGCATCTTTTAGGAGTCCGTAGTCTTCGCCAACTATCGGATAAAAACCGCAAAACACCATGGACTTCGCTTCACGATAGCCTTGCAAAGCCTCATTTGCCGGATTATTCTTACAGGTAATCGTATCTCCGACCCTAGCATGCCGCACATCTCTGATACCCGCAACGATGTAACCGACCTCTCCAGCCTTAAGACTGGAAGAAGGCGTCATATAAGGAGTGAAGACCCCAACCTCAATAACCTCGTATTCATAACCGGTCCTCATCATTTTTATAATATCTTTAGGCGATATAGAACCTTCAAAAATTCTGCAGTAAATAATAACCCCCTTGTAAGGGTCATAAAGCGAATCAAAAATAAGTGCTTTGGTCGGTTCTGCAACCAGATTCTTTGGAGGGGCTATCCGATCAACAATTGCTTGAAGGATATCCGTGATCCCTGTGCCTTCTTTGGCACTGCATAAAACAGCTTCTTCCGGATCAATCCCAAGGATATCGACAAGCTCACCGATTACTTTATTAGGATCGGCATTAGGCAAGTCTATCTTATTAATAACCGGAATAAGGGTCAAATCGTGTTCCATAGCTAAATAGGTATTCGCAAGCGTTTGAGCTTCTATTCCCTGGGCAGCATCGACAACTAGCAAAGCACCTTCACAAGCAGCAAGAGACCGGGACACTTCATAAGAAAAATCGACGTGTCCAGGAGTATCAATAAGATTTAATACGTATTGCTCGCCATCTTTAGCTGTGAAAAGTATCCTGGCGGCTTGGAGCTTAATGGTAATTCCACGTTCCTGCTCCAGGTCCATCATATCAAGCACTTGCTTTTTCATTGACCGCTGAGGAATAGTATTTGTTACCTCCAGGAACCGGTCAGCAAGGGTTGATTTCCCATGATCAATGTGCGCGATTATAGAGAAGTTTCTTATTTTTAAATTATTATAATCCATAGGACGTTATTGTATCATATGGCTTGTGTTTAAGAAACAATAAGATTGCTTAAAACTCAATAAACTTAAGATAATATATTCTCATTTTAAAAATTTCCCGAGGACTGATTTAATCCGCTCGTGGGAAAACGGTTTAATAATATAGTCATTAGCGCCACATTTAAGTGCATCCATCACTATCTGCTGACTTCCTAAGGTTGTCACTACAATAATGGGAATGCTTTTTTTTGTTTTTCGAAATTCTTTTATAAACTCGATGCCACCCAAAACAGGCATGTTCAGGTCGGTAAAAATGATATCGATTTCGTTATTCGAAGCTATCTTAAGGGCTTCCCGCCCGTCATTAGCTTCCCAAAAAACATTAAATGAATACCCTGAAGATTTAATTAGTCGCTGGACCACCATACGTAAGGATCTTGAGTCATCAACTAAAAGCGCATTATAATTACGTTCCATATTCATATCCCCTAATTCTAGGTTTTATTATTTCAAAAACTTATCGAGTACATCTTTAATTTTGTCAGCAGAAAATGGTTTCTTAATATAGCCTTTTGCACCGAATTTGATTGCAGTAATAACAGTCTCCTGGCTTGCATCAGTTGATACGACAATTGTCGGGATATCGTATTCCCGCATTTTCATTACCTTAACCAAATTAATACCGTCCATCTCCGGCATATTTATGTCAGTTAAAACCATATTGACTTCATTGTCTTTTAATAAGTCGAGAGCTTCTTTTCCATTACCTGCTTCATAGATATTCGAGAAAAGATAATCAGTGGATTCAAGCAACTTCCTTATTACCATCCGTAGCGACCTCGAATCATCTACGACGAGTATAGAATATGATTTAACCATCAATATCTCCCATCTTTAAGGCCAAAATCATTTTTAAAGGATGCTTCCCTATCCTAAATGAAAATGGGTATGTCGTTCTAGGCATTGTCAGAATCTGGCTCTGAGCATTGGTATCAACAAAAATCGAAGGGATGGTAATATCGAACTTCTTTTGCTTATCAAAATTAAAAAGCACATTTCCGCAAACCATATTTATTATCTCTTTAGTAGTATCATGAACTAACTCATCATCCAAATCCTCAGCATTCATACTGAGGAAACTTGCCGACAATTCATAACAAAGCTGTTTTCCCAGTACAATCCAAAAAGTTCCATCATATTTTCCTTTAAAGCTGATAGTCACCACAACTTCAAAGTTAAACATTATATCTTCATCAACCGGAGTTAATGTTTTGTAAAACATTTTTTCTATCACTTCAGATGCTGAAACCGCAATCAAATCATGTAATTTACTATATTTATGTTCATTCATTATTCCACTCCTCTTTTTAGACTATGTATTCATTTATACCTAACCCAATCAGGTTCCCGCACCTCCTGCGGAAATAAATCTTTCCCCATTCAAAATATTTATTAGCTTAAGTTAAAAGATCTATACTTTATTATTGTAATAAAAAACCGGTTCATTCATCAAGAATTATTTACAATTAGCTTCGCTCTCCACTAAACTTATCACTTTCTGAGGTATCTCATGAAGTGGGACCACGAAATCAACTCCGCCGCTTTTTATCGCCTCCTTAGGCATGCCAAAGACAATACAACTATTTTCATCCTGCGCCACAGTCAAGGCACCGGCATCCTTCATTTCCTTCATCCCGGAAGCTCCATCATTTCCCATTCCAGTTAGAATAACACCAATGGCATTACGCCCGGCAAATCGGGATACCGACTTAAAAAGAACATCAACAGAAGGCCGATGACGGGATACAAGCGGACCCTTCTTAACTTGGACATAATAGACGGCACCTGAACGCCTGAGCACCATGTGATAGTTCCCTGGTGCTATGAGGGCCTTTCCTGGAATGACAGTATCGCCATCTTCAGCTTCCTTCACCTCCATCTGGCTTTCTTCATTAAGCCGGGCAGCAAAGGAACGCGTAAAATGTTCTGGCATATGTTGCACAATTACGATTCCCGGACTATTAGCCGGCATAACCGAAAGAATAGACTGCAATGCTTGAGTCCCTCCGGTAGAAGCGCCTATAGCAATTACCTTATTCGTCGTTCTGGTTAATGACAAAAAACCCGGAGTTTTTTTTGTTATCTGAGCAGCATCTTTTTTTTGCACTTTTACACGGGCTGCAGCTTTGATCTTATCAATTAACTCGATAGCCATGTCTCCAACAGTATAAGACTCTCCCGGCTTGCACATGACATCTACCGCACCCGACTCTATTGCCTCCAGGGCTAGCTCGCCACCTTGCCTTGTAAGCGAAGATACGACGATTACCGGAACCGGATAATAACGCATCAGCTTTTTTAAAAAAGTAATGCCATCCATCCGGGGCATTTCTACGTCAAGAGTAACAACATCCGGATTGGTTTGCACGATCATATCTCGAGCAACGTACGGATCGGGAGCTGATCCGACTACTTCTATTTCCGGATCACGTGCAAGCTCCCGGCTAAATATTTGCCGGACAACAGATGAATCATCTACAATTAAGACACGAACTTTCAAGAATGTGTTTCCTTTAATTATTATTTTTATTTTATTATTAGCCTAAGGCAATAAACCAACCATTATTAACAAATCTATCGAAATCCTAAGTAGGATCTACCATCAGTCCCCGCAATTCCAACAATTCAGTAGAAACCTGATACATAAGTGTGTCCATCTGATCTTCAGTAAGTTTTAATTTAGCCATGGCGTTTTCAGAGACAGCGTAATTAAGACCATCACAGCCGCAGCCCCAGCCTCCGAGCAGTGAAAGGATATCTGAAACATGAACTATTTCCGGCACAGATACCTGCGCGGAAATAGTATCGAGTTTATGATGCAATCGAACTGCCTCGACTATAACTTCCGGCAATTTCCAGGATTCCAGCAATAAAGCGCCTACTTCCGCATGATCAATGCCGAGTATCTTTTTTTCGGCAGCTTCAAATGAAATACCTTCGTTGTAAACACATGCCATAATCGGATCGATATCAACCGCAACAAACATCCCCAGAACGATTTTTCCAATATCATGGATTAAAGCTGCAGTATAAGCATAATCAGGAACTTTCAGATGCAAGATATTAGCAAGTTTATTTGTTCCGATAGCTGTAGCTAGTAAATGTTCCAGTAACTTTCCCGGTGCCAAATCATATCCGCCTATCGTGTTCCACATCATCGGAGAGACAGAGGACATAATAATTATCTTATAGATCGTATTTACCCCGAGTCTCATGACAGCGTTTTTAACCGTGGTAATTGACCTTGTACTTCCAAAATAGCTGGAATTTGCCATTCGTAAAAAATTAGCGGTAAGTCCGGGATCACATTCAATTTTCTTTGATAACTCTTGAATGTCAATGTTGGGATTTTGCGCCATATGAACAATATCAACAGCTACTGTAGGAATCGATGGAATCATAAGGATTTTAGCTATAATTTCTTTTCTTTTATTCATAGAAACGTTTCCTTCCCACTACTGCGAACCACAGTCTTGCCATCAGCAATATAGAGAGACACTGTACGGGAAACAGTTCCCTTTACATCTTCGGAAACTATGAAAATACTGTTTTTTTGAAGGATCTTTTGAGCTATTTCGTAATTGCGGTCCCCAATGTTAAATAGTTTTTTCTCATCTAAAATTGATGCCGCACCAGCAATTTTAGCAACAATATTTTTGCGTTTTGCGCCCATATTAAACAACTCTTGAAGAAGCAACACTATCCCCGTATCAGCAAACATACCTGGCATTTTTTGGGCCTTAACGTAATCGATCTTCGAGAGCGGGAGCATACTGTGTACCATACCTCCAACACGTGCAACAGGATCATATAGCATCAGGCCAATACAGGACCCTAAAGAGTACGTTATGAGCACCTCATCTATTTTGCCTGAGACCTTCAGGTCGCCAATATCTACGATTACTTGGTTCATATAATACTCGATCTCTATTCGCATTAAATCAAAAGAATAGACTTCAGTCGGCTAATCTTTTACATAGATTGAAGGTAACACAAGCTTAAAATCAGTGGACAACCCAATAAGGCTCTCCGCATGGCCGATCATAAGATATCCGCCTGGCTTCAACAATCGATATATCTCACGAATAAGTGCAGTTCTAACAATATTATCAAAATAAATCATAACATTCCGGCAAAACACGACATCAAAAGGTCCTTTCATAGGAAACGGAGGAGATGACAGGTTAAGTCGCTTAAAAACAACAAGGTCCTTTACATTCTTCTTCACTCTATAAAAAGTCTCTTTATTTGTTTTAGAACAATCAAAGTATCGGTCCACTAATGGTTGCCGTATCACATTAACTTTTTCTTTATTATAAATACCCTCATCGCATTTATCCAAAACCCGGGTAGAAATGTCCGTTGCTAATATTTTTATATCAATCGAAGGATCTTTTATCATTTCTAATAAAGTTATTGCCAAAGAATAAGGTTCTTCACCTGTCGAACTTGCTGATGACCAAAACCGGAACGATTTTTTACCTTGAGCAATCCATTTCGGAATTAGTGTTTCGATGTAATCGAAATGCGTTGGTTCCCTGAAAAAGCTGGTAACATTCGTCGAGATAGCATCCAGAAGATGAATAATTTCATCACCTTTATTGTCATCAATAATATATTGGAGATATACTTTACCATCATCGATTTCCAAAAAGCGCATTCTCTTGGCGATTCGTGCGGACACTAACGATTCTTTTCCCTCACCCAAGGTAATACCGCTCTTATCGTAAATAATTTTGCGAAATTTATTAAAAGTATCCCTATCCATAATTCTTTCTCAAACCTTTTTTTACTTGCATTCCACAGTGCTCACAGTGAAAAAAAACTCAAAAGCCAGAACTTACCGTCATTAGCTCATCGGCAGACAGCACCTTATCAATATCAAGCAGCATAACAACTCTTTGGCCTACTTTGCCAACACCAAGAATGAACTCGGTATTTACATTAGTCCCAAAAACCGGAGTATCTTCAATCTGATCCGGTGAAATATCTAGAACTTCCAACACTTTGTCGACAATAATCCCCATAACTATCATACCTCTTTCGGCATAGATTTGAACAACAATAATACACGTTCGCTCGTTGTAATTATTGAAATCCATCCCGAATTTTAGCCGGATATCAACAACAGGAATAATTTTCCCCCTGAGATTGATTACGCCCTTAACAAAATCCGGCATTTTAGGCACATGGGTAATATTCATTAAACCGATTATTTCATGTACTTTTAGTATCTCCAAACCATACTCTTCTTCGGCTAGCTGAAAAGTCAAATACTTTTCAGTAATCCCTGCCCTTAAGGCTATTGCTGTATCATTTCCTTGAGTCTTAATTGCATTCATTTCTTGCACCTCCTTGTTTACATCCAATAAAATCAACCAAATTATTCTGGGCACCACACTATAATAATAACCATTGAACCTATCTACCGAACATCTTCTCTCCCTTCAGCTAGCTTTACCAAGCCTGAGATATCCAGAATAAGTCCAACATTACCATCCGGCATAATAGTACAGCCTGATATCCCCGGGATATTTTTCATTGCTTCTCCCAGATTCTTAATTACCACCTGTTGTTGCCCTAATAACTCGTCGATAACCAATCCGATCTGATGTCCCTCATTTTCAACGACAACAATAATTGATTGAGACAATATCTGCTCGGCAGTCTCAATATTATATAATTTATTTATCCTGAAAACAGGAATAAGCCTATCCTTGAGAGAAATCACTTCACCCTTGTTCACAACTGTAGAAATAATATCTTCATCTGGCCTAATCGATCTAATAATGGAAAGAGAAGGAATAATATACCTCTCCTTACCGACACGAACAAACATACCTTCGATAATTGCAAGAGTGAGCGGTAATTTCATAACAAAAAGACTCCCTTTCCCGGGAATCGAAGAAATATCGACCTGCCCATGCAACATTTCGATATTCTTTTTTACTACATCCATACCAACGCCTCTGCCAGAAACATCCGTAACCGTCTTAGCCGTTGAAAAACCAGGTTCAAAAACAAGATTGAATATCTCCCAATCGGCAAGGACTTGACCTTCCCGGATAATCCCCCGCTCCTGAGCTTTTGCAAGTATGGTTTCTTTATCTAATCCACGTCCATCATCTTGAATCTCAACATAGATACACCCACCCTTATGATAAGCTCTTAATTGAATTAATCCCTTAGGAGGCTTGTCTGCACTAAGACGCTCTTCGCAGGAACCCTCAATGCCATGATCAAGAGCATTACGAAGCATATGGACCAAAGGATCATGTATTTTATCGACAATTGATTTATCTAATTCAATATCTTCTCCATGCATCTCAAAATCAATTTCTTTACCGATTTTTTTGGACAGATCGCGAACTAGTCTGGCCATCTTCTGAAACATTGTCTTAAGGGGTATCATCCGAAGCGACATTCCAGTTTCATGTAATTCGCGAGTTATTTTATCCAATTGGCTTAGATAACGAATAAAGTGAGCAGAAGATATCTCTTTTACCTCCTGGCATTGGCTTACCATTGATTCAGCAATGACAAGTTCTCCAATCATATCAACTAACCTGTCAAGCCGCTCGGCATCAATTTTTATAGCTTCTCGAAACGAATTGTTATTATTATTTTGAATATTATTTGTTGAAATATTTTGTTTAACTTCAGGGAGAGTACCCGCTTCTAAGACAGTGATTTCCTTCTTATTCGGACTTGTTTTTTTCGTTTCCCTTTTTCCTGACACCGCCGACTTAATCTTATCAATCAAGACTAAAACAGCGTTCCCCGTAGAAACTGTGGTCCCGGAGGAAATAAATTTAGTAAAGTTTTCTATGAGTTCCTTCATTAAATCTGCGATTTCAAAGGTTAAATCGACAAGATCTCCGACTAAAATAATTTTGCCTTTTCTTACCATATCGAGCAAATTTTCAGCTTCATGAGAAAGAGATCTGATCTCGTCCAATTCAAGAAACCCGGCAACACCTTTTATTGTGTGGAACGCTCGAAAAACTGCGTTAATAGCATCTTCATTTGCTGGGTCCTTTTCTAAAATCAATAATTGATTATTAACATCATGAACATGTTCCAGCGCCTCAATTACAAAATCCCCCAGAAGGTCAAGATCTCCTTTAAGACTATTGGGTTCTCTTCCTGATTCGACGCCAACTTGTTTACTTGGCTCCACTTGTTTGACAGGAAGTTCTTTTTCATCGATAGCAAGTTCAGGGGGAAATACAATTTCAGTGACTGTGCGCCCGTTACAAATAACTTCCTGAATTACCATTACAGTTTTGCCAATAACATCAAATGAAGCAGAAACATCAGAAACATTCTCAAGCATTATGTCTCCAATAATCTTAGTAAGTTCGACGGCAGCAGCCGAAATCAACGAAAAATCCCCTGACGCTGTCAATTCCGCAATTTCTTCAAGTCTTGTATGAAGGTCCGCTAAAGCTTGCAAGTCAGCATAATCTGCTAAAACAAGGGCTTCAGCTAAACCTTCTACTTTCTCCTTGATATTGTCTGTCACAGCGACTCCTCCTCAATACGGACATAACTCCCCTGATCACAAGACTATATAATCAGAAGGAGAAAACAATTTATTCTTGAAACAGCGCATATGAATTATGCATTTTTGCAAAAACACTTTTATAATTTACTTTTATTATATATTTTATAAAACCTTAAAGTCAATTTTCTCAACAATTAACGGCTTTTATGCTTGTTTAAAAAATATTAAATATAATACATTATACAAGTCAAAAAACTTAGCCGCAGAGTAATTTGATAAGCCGGAAAAACAAATATACTTATCAGCAATACATGCAATATTGTCGCTATTGATTATTGACCCGCCGGCTAAGCGATTGGTTGTTAATTGCAATAGAAATTGCCGCATCCCTAAAACAGCAAAAAAACTATACTTGAAAATAACACCCAGGACAAAGGGAAGGCCATGTTAACTCGTTACCTAACGCAACACGATTCGAGCAAAACGCAAATCCATTAAAATTCCGAGAAATCATCATCATCGAGAGGTATTACTTTCTCTGCAAGTTTCAGCCTCTTATTAATTTGGGGGGGTTCCTTTTCATATGAGGAATCTTTGATATCAGGACGACGCAGCTCATTTTTTTTTGGAAGAGGGTTGGTTAAATCAGAGATCCCGGCATCCTGTGAGTCTGATTGCCCATAGATCATTACATTTAATCCTTTTACCATATCATTAAGCTCTTTTGCCTGACCCAAAAGCTTACTGCTTGCTAATGCAGTCTCCTCTGCGCCAAAAGCATTTGTTTGCGTAACCTTATTCATTTGGGCAACTGCCATATTCACCTGGGCCACGCCTCTTGACTGTTCTTCGCTGGCCTCAGTAACCTCTCCGATCAAATCAGTTACCTTTGCAATCCCGTCTATTATTTTAGTCAATATATCTGCGACTTCTCCAGTCTCTGTCACCCCAGCTACAGCGTGCTTCTGAGAACCTTCAATGAGAGCAGCCGTCGTTTTGGCGGCTTCTGCGCTACGCTGGGCAAGATTCCTTACTTCTCCGGCTACCACGGCGAATCCTTTGCCGGCGTCTCCGGCCCTGGCTGCTTCAACTGCGGCATTCAGTGCCAGCAGATTCGTTTGAAATGCAATCTCGTCGATTGTCTTAACTATCTTTGCCATTTCGTCAGAAGAAGATTTTATGTTATAAATTGCATCACTCATATTTATCATAGCGTTCATACTCTTATCTGCAGCATTTCGGACTTCGTTTATCATTGTATTAGATTGTTTTGCATTATCAGCGTTCTGGGTAACCATGGATGCCATTTCTTCCAAGGACGAGGATATCTGTTCCAAACTGGAGGCCTGCATATTGGCACCATCTGCCATCTGTTGACTAGAGGTCGCAACCTGCTCTGATACCGAAGAAACGTGCTTTGAACCTGAGCTTATGCGATTTGCAATATAAGCGATCTGACCAACGAGGCTTCGTGATACAAACAGCCAGATAAAAAAAGCAAGAACTGAAGCAATGAATGATATAACCGCAATTATTAAAAAATTCTTTTTTCCGGTTGAAGAAATAAGATTAACAGAAGAATACATCTCTTCATCATAGGTACCGGCACCAATAATCCAATCCCATTGTTTATAATAAACGAAACGAACGGTCTTCATTCGAGCCTCTTTTTCATCTATGCCTTTCCAGGGATAATGAGATTCTCCGATTTCATCGATACCTAATTTTTTAGCACGGGTAATTATATCTTGAA
Above is a window of Candidatus Margulisiibacteriota bacterium DNA encoding:
- a CDS encoding methyl-accepting chemotaxis protein, with amino-acid sequence MSDKVKLTLQKKLLLIGIFLTITPLLIIGGVVYSQNKKVITIATQESRKLAYITLDNAVKDVYLMCDISQKLIENSMNNSLNVAKDILSREGGVFSASENITWEAKNQFNHDLTKLDLPKVLVGKKWFGQNADKGQETLVVDKVQELIGGACTVFQRMNEDGDMLRIATNVITKEGTRAIGTYIPFKNPDGSPNPVLAAILNGQRFVGRAFVVDSWCITAYDPLFNADNKVIGMLYVGMKEDALTNIREQITKIKIGQSGYVYVLDSKGNYLVSKDGKRDGELIWDEKDTEGKFFIQDIITRAKKLGIDEIGESHYPWKGIDEKEARMKTVRFVYYKQWDWIIGAGTYDEEMYSSVNLISSTGKKNFLIIAVISFIASVLAFFIWLFVSRSLVGQIAYIANRISSGSKHVSSVSEQVATSSQQMADGANMQASSLEQISSSLEEMASMVTQNADNAKQSNTMINEVRNAADKSMNAMINMSDAIYNIKSSSDEMAKIVKTIDEIAFQTNLLALNAAVEAARAGDAGKGFAVVAGEVRNLAQRSAEAAKTTAALIEGSQKHAVAGVTETGEVADILTKIIDGIAKVTDLIGEVTEASEEQSRGVAQVNMAVAQMNKVTQTNAFGAEETALASSKLLGQAKELNDMVKGLNVMIYGQSDSQDAGISDLTNPLPKKNELRRPDIKDSSYEKEPPQINKRLKLAEKVIPLDDDDFSEF
- a CDS encoding chemotaxis protein CheA → MTDNIKEKVEGLAEALVLADYADLQALADLHTRLEEIAELTASGDFSLISAAAVELTKIIGDIMLENVSDVSASFDVIGKTVMVIQEVICNGRTVTEIVFPPELAIDEKELPVKQVEPSKQVGVESGREPNSLKGDLDLLGDFVIEALEHVHDVNNQLLILEKDPANEDAINAVFRAFHTIKGVAGFLELDEIRSLSHEAENLLDMVRKGKIILVGDLVDLTFEIADLMKELIENFTKFISSGTTVSTGNAVLVLIDKIKSAVSGKRETKKTSPNKKEITVLEAGTLPEVKQNISTNNIQNNNNNSFREAIKIDAERLDRLVDMIGELVIAESMVSQCQEVKEISSAHFIRYLSQLDKITRELHETGMSLRMIPLKTMFQKMARLVRDLSKKIGKEIDFEMHGEDIELDKSIVDKIHDPLVHMLRNALDHGIEGSCEERLSADKPPKGLIQLRAYHKGGCIYVEIQDDGRGLDKETILAKAQERGIIREGQVLADWEIFNLVFEPGFSTAKTVTDVSGRGVGMDVVKKNIEMLHGQVDISSIPGKGSLFVMKLPLTLAIIEGMFVRVGKERYIIPSLSIIRSIRPDEDIISTVVNKGEVISLKDRLIPVFRINKLYNIETAEQILSQSIIVVVENEGHQIGLVIDELLGQQQVVIKNLGEAMKNIPGISGCTIMPDGNVGLILDISGLVKLAEGREDVR
- a CDS encoding chemotaxis protein CheR, translated to MDRDTFNKFRKIIYDKSGITLGEGKESLVSARIAKRMRFLEIDDGKVYLQYIIDDNKGDEIIHLLDAISTNVTSFFREPTHFDYIETLIPKWIAQGKKSFRFWSSASSTGEEPYSLAITLLEMIKDPSIDIKILATDISTRVLDKCDEGIYNKEKVNVIRQPLVDRYFDCSKTNKETFYRVKKNVKDLVVFKRLNLSSPPFPMKGPFDVVFCRNVMIYFDNIVRTALIREIYRLLKPGGYLMIGHAESLIGLSTDFKLVLPSIYVKD
- a CDS encoding elongation factor 4 — translated: MDYNNLKIRNFSIIAHIDHGKSTLADRFLEVTNTIPQRSMKKQVLDMMDLEQERGITIKLQAARILFTAKDGEQYVLNLIDTPGHVDFSYEVSRSLAACEGALLVVDAAQGIEAQTLANTYLAMEHDLTLIPVINKIDLPNADPNKVIGELVDILGIDPEEAVLCSAKEGTGITDILQAIVDRIAPPKNLVAEPTKALIFDSLYDPYKGVIIYCRIFEGSISPKDIIKMMRTGYEYEVIEVGVFTPYMTPSSSLKAGEVGYIVAGIRDVRHARVGDTITCKNNPANEALQGYREAKSMVFCGFYPIVGEDYGLLKDAIEKLQLNDAALHFEPETSKALGFGFRCGFLGLLHLEIVQERLEREFNLTIIATAPSVVYKVIKTNGDIVLVDNPINLPEPTEIEHIEEPYVKSTIILPNDYVGSVMELAQQRRGHLTNMEYLTATRVVLHYDLPLNEIITDFYDRLKSISRGYASFDYEVGDYKEADLVKLDVMLNNEVVDALSTIIHESSAYYKGRELTKKLKEIIPRQMFEIPIQAAVGNKIIARETVKAIRKNVLAKCYGGDISRKRKLLEKQKEGKKRMKNIGTVEVPQEAFFAILQINK
- a CDS encoding chemotaxis response regulator protein-glutamate methylesterase; this translates as MKIIIKGNTFLKVRVLIVDDSSVVRQIFSRELARDPEIEVVGSAPDPYVARDMIVQTNPDVVTLDVEMPRMDGITFLKKLMRYYPVPVIVVSSLTRQGGELALEAIESGAVDVMCKPGESYTVGDMAIELIDKIKAAARVKVQKKDAAQITKKTPGFLSLTRTTNKVIAIGASTGGTQALQSILSVMPANSPGIVIVQHMPEHFTRSFAARLNEESQMEVKEAEDGDTVIPGKALIAPGNYHMVLRRSGAVYYVQVKKGPLVSRHRPSVDVLFKSVSRFAGRNAIGVILTGMGNDGASGMKEMKDAGALTVAQDENSCIVFGMPKEAIKSGGVDFVVPLHEIPQKVISLVESEANCK
- a CDS encoding histidine kinase; the protein is MNKRKEIIAKILMIPSIPTVAVDIVHMAQNPNIDIQELSKKIECDPGLTANFLRMANSSYFGSTRSITTVKNAVMRLGVNTIYKIIIMSSVSPMMWNTIGGYDLAPGKLLEHLLATAIGTNKLANILHLKVPDYAYTAALIHDIGKIVLGMFVAVDIDPIMACVYNEGISFEAAEKKILGIDHAEVGALLLESWKLPEVIVEAVRLHHKLDTISAQVSVPEIVHVSDILSLLGGWGCGCDGLNYAVSENAMAKLKLTEDQMDTLMYQVSTELLELRGLMVDPT
- a CDS encoding chemotaxis protein CheD, encoding MNQVIVDIGDLKVSGKIDEVLITYSLGSCIGLMLYDPVARVGGMVHSMLPLSKIDYVKAQKMPGMFADTGIVLLLQELFNMGAKRKNIVAKIAGAASILDEKKLFNIGDRNYEIAQKILQKNSIFIVSEDVKGTVSRTVSLYIADGKTVVRSSGKETFL
- a CDS encoding chemotaxis protein CheW, yielding MNAIKTQGNDTAIALRAGITEKYLTFQLAEEEYGLEILKVHEIIGLMNITHVPKMPDFVKGVINLRGKIIPVVDIRLKFGMDFNNYNERTCIIVVQIYAERGMIVMGIIVDKVLEVLDISPDQIEDTPVFGTNVNTEFILGVGKVGQRVVMLLDIDKVLSADELMTVSSGF